In one window of Poriferisphaera corsica DNA:
- a CDS encoding PEP-CTERM sorting domain-containing protein codes for MKTKTLGLCAGIAAGLGFAASVDAAVLFEESFDSEAAAKVNATNLGQNSIDYVDYSNFSVDGTAFSIGSAQTGMGTNGVLIRSNYDEGVNSGVQFYALEGLASDAAALKSFNGNYIMKWDTWQNMGVPLAATGSTEWSTYGVGRDADTYNGYANASFQGTWGVNLTGGDFNTWDYRIAVDGTVEAEINNESAEATAAFPSNDIVGTPINAWTHWELVVDGDSDNVKLYANGEMLFDITSAVTDGYAYIGYSDRYSSVNSDPVNTWAILDNLKITDIPEPASLALFGLGGLAMLRRRK; via the coding sequence ATGAAGACGAAAACACTAGGATTATGCGCCGGTATAGCGGCGGGTTTGGGATTTGCAGCTAGCGTTGATGCGGCGGTACTGTTTGAGGAATCATTTGATTCTGAGGCCGCAGCAAAAGTCAACGCAACGAATTTGGGCCAAAATTCGATCGATTATGTCGACTATTCAAACTTTAGCGTAGACGGCACTGCGTTCTCGATCGGCTCAGCTCAAACAGGTATGGGAACGAACGGTGTGCTCATCCGTAGCAATTATGATGAGGGCGTGAATTCCGGCGTCCAGTTTTATGCACTTGAAGGATTGGCATCAGATGCTGCAGCTTTGAAATCGTTCAATGGCAATTACATTATGAAATGGGACACATGGCAAAACATGGGTGTACCCCTGGCAGCCACTGGCTCGACTGAATGGTCAACCTATGGTGTTGGCCGTGATGCGGATACATACAACGGTTATGCAAATGCATCATTCCAAGGTACCTGGGGTGTTAACCTGACCGGTGGTGATTTTAATACATGGGATTATCGAATTGCTGTAGACGGCACCGTGGAAGCGGAAATAAACAATGAGTCGGCTGAGGCGACGGCGGCGTTCCCAAGCAACGATATTGTGGGTACACCTATCAACGCATGGACTCACTGGGAATTAGTTGTTGACGGTGACAGTGACAATGTGAAGCTATACGCAAACGGTGAAATGCTGTTTGACATTACGTCGGCTGTAACTGATGGCTATGCGTACATTGGCTATTCAGACCGTTATAGTTCGGTCAATAGTGATCCTGTCAATACATGGGCCATTTTGGATAACTTAAAGATTACTGACATTCCTGAGCCTGCTTCATTGGCATTGTTTGGCTTAGGCGGGTTGGCGATGCTTCGTCGTCGTAAGTAA
- the eno gene encoding phosphopyruvate hydratase, with the protein MGQRDEMQITGIDALEVLDSRGNPTVRVFLQAGHGGAGGGARHGVRVSATVPSGASTGEYEAVELRDGDRKRYGGRGVQEAVSHVRGELRNALVGVDVRDQRRIDRMMIELDGTANKERLGANAILGVSMAVAKAGAVMSNLPLYAYLGGVGATRMPVPCMNILNGGVHADNSVDFQEFMIVPVGAACYSEGLRWNVEVFHVLKSILKERGLATSVGDEGGFAPNLKSNEEALELIVEAIEKAGYKAGEQIALAVDSAATSFAMPQEEGQYVMKWSGGGVKDREGMMSVYERLLDEFPIVLWEDPFGEHDWEGFRLFTERFGDRIEVVGDDNFVTNVQFIERGIAEKTANAALIKLNQIGTVTETIAAVKKCRQAGWRYFLSHRSGETEDTFLADFTVAMDGGHLKSGSACRSERIAKYNRLLEIERQLGKDGSYYWG; encoded by the coding sequence ATGGGTCAGCGTGATGAGATGCAGATTACCGGAATTGATGCGCTTGAAGTGCTGGATTCAAGAGGAAATCCAACGGTGAGAGTGTTCTTGCAAGCTGGGCACGGTGGAGCAGGGGGGGGAGCGAGGCATGGTGTGCGCGTGAGCGCGACCGTGCCTTCAGGCGCGTCGACGGGTGAGTATGAGGCGGTGGAACTGAGGGATGGTGACCGTAAACGGTATGGCGGCAGAGGGGTGCAGGAAGCGGTGAGTCATGTGCGGGGTGAGCTTCGAAACGCGCTGGTAGGGGTGGACGTGCGGGATCAGAGGCGGATTGACCGGATGATGATTGAATTGGATGGAACGGCGAACAAAGAGCGGCTTGGAGCGAATGCGATATTGGGCGTATCAATGGCGGTCGCGAAGGCGGGAGCGGTGATGTCTAACTTGCCGCTGTATGCTTATCTGGGAGGTGTGGGGGCGACGCGTATGCCAGTGCCTTGTATGAATATATTGAATGGCGGGGTGCATGCGGATAACAGTGTGGATTTTCAGGAGTTCATGATCGTGCCGGTGGGTGCTGCGTGTTACTCGGAAGGACTGCGGTGGAACGTTGAGGTTTTCCATGTTTTAAAGAGTATTTTGAAAGAGCGTGGGCTTGCGACGAGTGTTGGGGATGAGGGCGGGTTTGCGCCGAACTTGAAGAGTAACGAGGAGGCGTTGGAGTTGATTGTGGAGGCGATCGAGAAGGCGGGTTATAAGGCGGGAGAACAGATTGCGTTGGCAGTGGATTCGGCGGCGACTTCGTTTGCGATGCCGCAAGAGGAGGGGCAGTATGTGATGAAGTGGTCGGGGGGCGGAGTGAAGGATCGTGAGGGGATGATGTCGGTGTATGAACGGCTTTTAGATGAGTTTCCGATCGTGCTTTGGGAAGATCCGTTTGGTGAACATGACTGGGAAGGTTTCAGGTTGTTTACAGAGCGTTTCGGCGATCGGATCGAAGTCGTGGGGGATGATAACTTTGTGACGAATGTGCAGTTTATAGAGCGAGGGATTGCGGAGAAAACGGCGAATGCTGCGCTGATTAAATTAAATCAGATCGGGACGGTGACGGAAACGATTGCGGCGGTGAAGAAGTGTCGGCAGGCGGGGTGGCGGTACTTCTTGTCTCACCGATCGGGAGAGACGGAAGATACGTTTTTGGCGGACTTTACGGTGGCGATGGATGGTGGGCATTTGAAGAGCGGATCGGCGTGCCGCAGTGAGCGGATTGCGAAGTATAACCGGCTGCTTGAGATTGAACGGCAGCTTGGAAAGGATGGGTCGTATTATTGGGGGTAG
- a CDS encoding peptidoglycan-binding domain-containing protein: MSLNKPLGIAALCAVLGASTAATANVYDTDADFYGRTGDVIAIDLAAAFGSGSNFTGLTFNNAPGFDVPSTTNWTGASFTNTGKFFIVPDAVGTTSNDLNLNAKGFQGTLTGNVLVDGVQKSFEVTVREGYTGAGRGAVVDADDKVSVAGQQHRLNYFGYPRQGGDSLVVDGDYGPSSTSAVKLFQASFSNSKPANMDGVVGPNTTAWLNAANAPSWVELIDPDPQTGYFSINNGNGNFDILPGRDPGTGARSGATPQPERWATSWTVDTIVAASAAASGTQTYNALSTDDGYGSSAWHQTHQGGMDVDLNIPGSAMNWGNGTLSSSEKWVVDTMEAFVVNAATGVEAYKMIISNTDIRDAFNDRMDVLGLNAYAVGDSSGVHINHVHIDLRSTGRVAMTADAAGDFNIDGDVNASDIDLLYKNIGGDAEIFNLAATSTLVTQKDVDFLVRDILSTEYGDADLDGDVDYLDFTALMNNFTGELAYHEGMKGWAMGDWDGDWDVDADDLLMFSQYQDVTFDAAQQSVYDSFVATVIPEPLSGSLMLLGGLALLRRRK, encoded by the coding sequence ATGAGTTTGAATAAACCTTTAGGTATTGCAGCGTTATGTGCGGTTTTGGGAGCTTCAACTGCAGCAACAGCAAATGTTTACGATACAGATGCCGATTTTTATGGCCGCACGGGTGATGTCATAGCCATTGATCTGGCCGCAGCTTTCGGTAGCGGCAGCAACTTCACCGGCCTCACTTTCAATAATGCGCCAGGTTTCGATGTACCCAGCACCACCAACTGGACTGGCGCTAGCTTCACTAACACCGGCAAGTTTTTCATCGTTCCGGATGCCGTCGGCACCACCAGCAACGACCTCAATCTCAATGCAAAAGGTTTTCAAGGCACGCTCACCGGCAATGTGCTCGTAGACGGTGTGCAGAAATCGTTCGAAGTGACGGTACGTGAAGGATATACGGGTGCGGGGCGCGGCGCGGTCGTTGATGCGGATGACAAAGTCTCCGTCGCCGGTCAGCAGCATCGTCTCAACTATTTCGGTTACCCACGTCAGGGCGGCGATTCACTTGTTGTTGACGGCGATTATGGCCCATCCTCCACTTCAGCGGTCAAACTATTCCAAGCCTCATTTAGCAACAGCAAGCCAGCCAACATGGACGGCGTTGTCGGCCCCAACACCACCGCATGGCTCAACGCAGCCAACGCACCGTCTTGGGTTGAACTCATTGATCCAGATCCGCAAACCGGCTATTTCAGTATCAATAACGGCAACGGCAACTTCGATATTCTTCCCGGCCGCGATCCCGGAACAGGGGCTCGCTCTGGTGCAACCCCGCAGCCAGAGCGATGGGCAACAAGCTGGACGGTCGACACGATTGTGGCGGCGTCGGCAGCGGCATCAGGCACGCAAACCTACAACGCGCTTTCAACGGATGACGGTTACGGTTCATCGGCGTGGCATCAAACCCATCAAGGGGGCATGGATGTTGATCTGAATATTCCTGGTAGTGCGATGAACTGGGGTAACGGCACGCTCAGCAGTAGTGAGAAATGGGTTGTTGATACGATGGAAGCCTTCGTAGTTAATGCGGCGACTGGTGTTGAAGCATACAAGATGATTATCAGTAATACGGATATCCGTGATGCGTTTAATGACCGTATGGATGTGCTTGGTTTGAATGCCTACGCGGTCGGCGATTCGTCGGGTGTTCATATCAACCACGTACACATCGATTTACGTTCGACAGGTCGGGTTGCGATGACCGCGGATGCGGCAGGCGATTTTAATATCGATGGTGATGTGAATGCGTCTGATATTGATCTGCTGTACAAGAACATTGGCGGGGACGCGGAAATCTTTAATCTGGCTGCAACCAGCACGCTGGTGACACAGAAGGATGTTGATTTTCTGGTGCGAGATATTTTAAGCACGGAATATGGTGATGCGGATCTGGATGGTGATGTGGATTATCTTGATTTCACAGCACTTATGAATAACTTCACAGGTGAGCTTGCTTACCATGAGGGTATGAAGGGTTGGGCGATGGGTGATTGGGATGGCGATTGGGATGTGGATGCGGATGACCTTTTGATGTTTAGTCAGTATCAGGATGTGACGTTTGATGCGGCGCAGCAGAGTGTTTATGACAGCTTTGTGGCGACGGTTATTCCAGAACCATTGAGCGGAAGTCTTATGTTGTTGGGTGGTTTGGCCTTGCTGAGACGGCGTAAATAA
- a CDS encoding putative zinc-binding metallopeptidase has protein sequence MATNGRKSRCITHTSPTSPAPCWARYTDSDLLDLRFCDLKITLNSPAAAPLRHRIDRLYNELDRKGFTNFKPHCWLSTEWFSPDGVPGIAIPFYLAHPRLAKLEKKQMLQAEGNSESECLKILRHEAGHAINTAYRLHYRKAYRDLFGSYATPYPETYKPKPNSQKFVHHLDYWYAQAHPAEDFAETFAVWMTPKSNWRNHYKNWPALRKLDYIDTLMTEVAGSPTKIRSKQFIEPITHNQQTLREYYRTRKLTLADEFPSFFDTDLTKLFSNEAKYTRRKTAAAFLRDYAPELRSTVAHWTAAHPYTIDQVLRDMIDRCKELRLRCKHTDHLTLPQAYIMLTVQTMNYIHSGHFRLPL, from the coding sequence ATGGCAACCAACGGCCGAAAATCTCGCTGCATCACACACACCTCTCCAACGTCCCCTGCACCCTGCTGGGCCCGTTATACCGATTCCGATCTTCTTGACCTCCGCTTCTGTGACCTCAAAATCACACTTAATTCACCCGCCGCCGCACCTTTACGCCACCGCATTGATCGTCTGTACAACGAGCTCGATCGCAAAGGCTTCACCAACTTCAAACCCCACTGCTGGCTCTCAACCGAATGGTTCTCCCCCGACGGTGTCCCCGGCATCGCCATCCCCTTCTATCTCGCACATCCCAGGCTCGCAAAACTCGAAAAGAAGCAAATGCTTCAAGCCGAAGGTAATTCCGAATCCGAATGCCTCAAAATCCTCCGTCACGAAGCCGGCCACGCCATTAACACCGCCTACCGCCTACACTATCGCAAAGCCTACCGCGACCTCTTCGGCTCATACGCCACCCCCTACCCCGAAACCTATAAACCCAAACCCAACTCTCAAAAATTCGTCCACCACCTCGACTATTGGTATGCGCAAGCCCATCCCGCCGAAGATTTCGCTGAAACCTTCGCCGTCTGGATGACCCCAAAATCCAACTGGCGAAACCACTACAAAAATTGGCCTGCCCTCCGCAAGCTCGATTACATCGACACCCTCATGACCGAAGTCGCCGGCTCCCCTACTAAAATCCGTTCTAAGCAATTCATTGAACCCATCACACACAACCAACAAACCCTCCGCGAATACTACCGCACACGCAAACTCACTCTCGCCGACGAATTCCCATCCTTCTTCGACACCGATCTCACCAAACTCTTTTCAAACGAGGCCAAATACACGCGACGCAAAACTGCCGCTGCCTTCCTCCGTGATTACGCACCCGAACTCCGCAGCACTGTCGCCCACTGGACCGCCGCCCACCCCTACACCATTGACCAGGTCCTCCGTGACATGATCGACCGTTGCAAAGAACTCCGTCTTCGCTGCAAGCACACCGATCACCTCACCCTTCCCCAAGCCTACATCATGCTCACCGTCCAGACCATGAACTACATCCACTCCGGCCATTTCCGCCTCCCACTCTAA
- a CDS encoding D-alanine--D-alanine ligase family protein, translating to MNKKRIIILMHSDLIPPDSIEGLTDEEVLPYKTEFDVTATLREMGHDIQPLGVTSNLERIKDAVDEFNPHIVFNLLEEFHGIGVYDAHVVSFLELLKTPYTGCNPRGLMLAHNKALSKMICRYHRIRVPQFHVFPIYKKVRRPSKLQFPLIVKSLTEEGSVGISQASIVYNDEALAERVDFIHRTLTTDAIAEQYIEGRELYVAVSGNDRLETYPIWELEFKKLREDAPRIATGRIKWDLKYRKQVGIDSSLAKELPENLLTEIPRFCKRAYKALMLSGYARMDLRLTPEGKIYLLEANPNPELAYGEDFAESAEAANISYEKLLTRIINLGLRYRLKGQA from the coding sequence ATGAATAAGAAACGTATTATCATCCTCATGCATTCCGACCTCATCCCCCCCGACTCCATTGAGGGGCTTACCGATGAGGAAGTACTCCCCTATAAAACCGAATTCGATGTCACCGCCACACTCCGCGAGATGGGCCACGACATCCAACCCCTCGGCGTCACCTCCAACCTCGAACGCATCAAAGACGCTGTCGATGAATTCAACCCCCACATCGTCTTTAACCTTCTCGAAGAATTTCACGGCATCGGCGTCTACGACGCACACGTCGTCTCATTCCTCGAACTCCTCAAAACCCCATACACCGGCTGCAACCCACGCGGACTCATGCTCGCCCATAACAAAGCGCTCTCCAAAATGATCTGCCGCTATCACCGCATCCGCGTCCCTCAATTCCACGTCTTCCCCATCTACAAAAAAGTACGCCGCCCTTCCAAGCTCCAATTCCCACTCATCGTCAAATCACTCACCGAAGAAGGCTCCGTCGGTATCTCCCAAGCATCCATTGTCTACAACGACGAAGCACTCGCCGAACGCGTCGACTTCATCCACCGCACACTCACCACCGATGCCATCGCCGAACAATACATCGAAGGCCGCGAACTCTACGTCGCCGTCTCTGGCAATGATCGCCTAGAAACCTACCCTATCTGGGAGTTAGAATTTAAAAAGCTCCGCGAAGATGCACCACGTATCGCCACCGGCCGCATTAAATGGGATCTCAAATACCGCAAACAGGTCGGCATCGACTCCTCACTCGCCAAGGAACTTCCCGAAAATCTGCTCACCGAAATCCCCCGCTTCTGCAAGCGAGCCTATAAAGCCCTCATGCTCTCAGGCTACGCACGCATGGACCTCCGCCTTACGCCAGAAGGCAAAATCTATCTTCTCGAAGCAAACCCCAACCCCGAGCTCGCCTATGGGGAGGACTTCGCCGAGTCCGCAGAAGCCGCAAACATCTCCTACGAAAAACTCCTTACACGCATCATCAACCTCGGCTTACGCTACAGGCTCAAGGGTCAAGCCTAA
- a CDS encoding GNAT family N-acetyltransferase: MFFQVHTDFIHPPMSTPAYNIDGFYFRSGPNIQINLVSAKEILPLRHHVLRPNRPLESADFLGDDDPSTSHFAAYDTEGNLVACATLLDKPFIINPDIPTTKDFQEFHPELLSTIGMRARQLRGMAVHPDHHKKGIGSLLLNYIETHQSIPMQTTDLWCNARTHAASFYQNHGWITVTPPFDIPNVGPHVQMYRKIRQY; this comes from the coding sequence TTGTTCTTCCAAGTACACACCGACTTCATCCATCCGCCCATGAGTACACCTGCCTACAACATCGACGGCTTCTACTTCCGCTCAGGACCAAACATCCAAATCAACCTCGTCTCCGCAAAAGAAATCCTCCCGCTCCGACACCACGTCCTACGCCCCAACCGTCCCCTCGAATCCGCCGACTTCCTTGGCGACGATGATCCCTCAACCTCCCACTTCGCCGCTTACGACACCGAAGGCAACCTCGTCGCTTGCGCCACACTCCTCGACAAACCCTTCATCATCAACCCCGATATACCCACCACCAAAGACTTCCAGGAATTCCACCCCGAACTCCTCTCAACCATCGGCATGCGCGCCCGACAACTCCGAGGCATGGCCGTCCACCCCGATCACCACAAAAAAGGTATCGGCTCACTCCTGCTCAACTACATCGAAACCCATCAATCCATCCCCATGCAAACCACCGACCTCTGGTGCAATGCACGCACCCACGCCGCATCCTTCTACCAAAACCATGGCTGGATCACCGTCACTCCTCCCTTCGACATCCCCAACGTCGGCCCGCATGTCCAGATGTACCGCAAAATTCGACAATACTGA
- a CDS encoding Gfo/Idh/MocA family protein, whose product MADHPHKLRYGILSTGNIARQFAHGVQEGASLSTIHAVASRDPRNALTFANTYNIPKPHNSYDDLINDPNIDAIYVALPNNYHHEWTIRALNAGKHVLCEKPLAVTTQQATEMFQAAEQNDRHLAEAFMYLTHPLTKTYIQSIKNGDIGTPKLLRTSFSFSVAYPENNSRFSTALAGGSIMDIGCYCVTLALLVADATTSPGSYPSQIHAIAHLHESGIDDYAAVTLRFPNNLIVSFVSGMTAQMDNTTYISGDNGYIQIPVPWKPPVQNATFHIDHNIPSKQDKLAKPTGSSPNQKQSFNINTPNDKPLYALEADAFADTILNDAPPFITPEFSLRTARILDEIRSQINLPF is encoded by the coding sequence ATGGCAGATCACCCACACAAACTCCGATATGGCATCCTCTCCACCGGCAACATCGCCCGCCAATTCGCCCACGGCGTACAGGAAGGCGCCTCCCTTTCCACCATCCATGCCGTCGCCTCACGTGACCCCCGCAATGCCCTCACCTTTGCAAATACCTACAACATCCCCAAACCTCACAACTCTTACGACGATCTCATCAACGACCCGAATATCGACGCCATCTACGTAGCCCTCCCCAACAACTATCACCACGAATGGACTATCCGCGCCCTCAATGCTGGCAAGCATGTCCTCTGCGAAAAACCTCTTGCCGTCACCACGCAACAAGCTACCGAAATGTTCCAAGCCGCTGAGCAAAATGACCGCCACCTCGCTGAAGCCTTCATGTACCTCACCCATCCACTCACTAAAACCTACATCCAATCCATCAAAAACGGTGACATCGGCACACCCAAACTACTCCGCACTTCGTTTTCCTTTTCCGTTGCCTACCCCGAAAACAACTCACGTTTCTCAACCGCACTCGCAGGCGGCTCCATCATGGACATCGGCTGCTACTGCGTCACACTTGCACTCCTCGTCGCCGACGCTACCACCTCCCCCGGCTCATACCCCTCACAAATCCATGCCATCGCCCACCTCCACGAATCAGGCATCGACGACTATGCCGCCGTCACACTCCGATTCCCAAACAACCTCATCGTCTCCTTCGTCTCCGGCATGACCGCACAAATGGACAACACCACCTACATCTCAGGCGACAATGGCTACATCCAAATCCCAGTCCCCTGGAAACCTCCCGTCCAAAACGCAACCTTCCACATCGACCACAACATCCCTTCTAAACAAGACAAACTCGCCAAACCCACCGGCAGCTCTCCAAACCAAAAGCAATCTTTCAACATCAACACACCCAACGACAAGCCCCTCTACGCACTTGAAGCCGACGCTTTCGCCGATACCATCCTCAACGATGCTCCCCCCTTCATCACCCCCGAATTCTCACTCCGAACTGCCCGCATCCTTGACGAAATTCGTTCTCAAATAAACCTCCCCTTCTAA
- a CDS encoding transglutaminase-like domain-containing protein: MSVPSHTPQPMHCRLEAYEFLADQLANIDCTQNLLRAAIAVSMHELEEVRIAAIERDLMELTNKIAARLNSSHHRAIIAHAHEVLFTEERFKGCRHDYYNPKHSYIPYVIKTRRGLPNTLSIVYKYILEQLGLQVDGIGVPGHFIVQVTVSEMENAPPSVQLIDPFFSGRMMTGNEVTRRAHKMTGQLFDPSDIFQPVTHHQWLRRIILNLIKSFDQRGRTEDFNAMHEMLNLVDAH, encoded by the coding sequence ATGAGCGTTCCAAGCCATACCCCACAACCCATGCACTGTCGGCTCGAAGCCTACGAGTTTCTTGCCGACCAACTCGCGAATATCGATTGCACACAGAATCTTCTCCGTGCCGCAATTGCTGTGTCTATGCATGAGTTAGAAGAGGTACGCATCGCAGCCATCGAACGCGATCTCATGGAACTCACCAATAAAATCGCCGCTCGACTTAATTCCTCTCACCACCGTGCCATCATCGCCCATGCCCACGAAGTCCTCTTCACCGAAGAACGCTTCAAAGGCTGCCGACACGACTACTACAACCCCAAACACTCCTATATCCCATACGTCATCAAAACCCGGCGCGGCCTCCCCAACACCCTCTCCATCGTCTACAAATACATCCTCGAACAACTCGGTCTACAAGTCGATGGCATCGGCGTCCCCGGACACTTCATCGTCCAAGTCACTGTCTCCGAAATGGAGAACGCCCCCCCTTCCGTCCAGCTCATCGACCCATTCTTCTCTGGCCGCATGATGACCGGTAACGAAGTCACACGACGCGCCCACAAAATGACCGGCCAACTCTTCGACCCTTCCGATATCTTCCAGCCCGTCACCCATCACCAATGGCTACGCCGGATCATCCTAAACCTCATCAAATCTTTCGATCAACGCGGCCGTACCGAAGATTTCAACGCAATGCACGAAATGCTCAACCTCGTTGACGCACACTGA
- a CDS encoding nuclear transport factor 2 family protein produces MKPKQLVQQWIQAFNQADPERLASFYADNAINHQAPEPPLHGKQAIKHFFIKEFALANMTCIVENLFEDGEWAILEWKDPSGLRGCGFFHIQNDKIITQRGYWDKLSFLRLNNLPLPTN; encoded by the coding sequence ATGAAGCCCAAGCAACTCGTCCAACAATGGATCCAAGCCTTCAATCAAGCTGACCCAGAACGCTTAGCCAGCTTCTACGCAGACAACGCCATCAATCACCAAGCACCCGAGCCGCCTCTTCATGGCAAGCAAGCCATCAAACACTTCTTTATCAAAGAATTCGCACTCGCCAACATGACGTGCATCGTCGAAAACCTCTTCGAAGACGGCGAATGGGCCATCCTCGAATGGAAAGACCCCTCTGGCCTTCGCGGCTGCGGCTTCTTCCATATCCAAAACGATAAAATCATCACCCAACGCGGCTACTGGGATAAGCTCTCATTCCTCAGACTCAACAACCTCCCATTACCCACCAACTAA
- a CDS encoding nucleotidyltransferase domain-containing protein, with translation MSGIDFDVMRDELCDVFDTKMWAKVESRVQYEHHRLALAAGVRRVLAIAEGVGEQVVAVYLGGSIAKGRERVDSDVDLMVVLDEASWERRRVARDVSFIWFDILPGWENYAEGRYVPVGYVERVMAEGSEPAMNGVDGVMCVWGQDVLGEVTGVYARDRHEEKMASFWAQLQGNRYCFWEEGKRMGEVYLKSKAAMEVVLFGMRVILVENDIVFECHKQLMTQVRGAVKKPVGIEDKAGRLLREMSDEAMDDFYHSLLTWWEGLGGGRRALEADEMVSLYQLDCEMSWYTGRHAVTDW, from the coding sequence ATGAGCGGTATTGATTTTGATGTGATGCGGGATGAGCTTTGCGATGTGTTTGATACGAAGATGTGGGCAAAGGTGGAATCGCGGGTTCAGTATGAGCATCATCGGCTTGCATTGGCGGCGGGCGTGAGACGGGTGTTGGCGATTGCGGAGGGTGTTGGCGAGCAGGTTGTGGCGGTTTATTTGGGAGGGTCGATTGCAAAGGGTCGCGAGCGCGTAGACTCGGATGTTGACCTGATGGTGGTGTTGGATGAGGCGAGCTGGGAGCGGAGGCGCGTGGCGCGAGATGTTTCATTTATTTGGTTTGATATCTTGCCGGGCTGGGAGAATTATGCGGAGGGGCGGTATGTGCCAGTGGGGTATGTAGAGCGGGTCATGGCGGAGGGGAGTGAGCCAGCGATGAATGGGGTGGACGGGGTGATGTGTGTTTGGGGTCAGGATGTTTTGGGTGAGGTGACAGGTGTCTATGCGAGAGATAGGCATGAAGAAAAGATGGCGTCTTTCTGGGCGCAGTTGCAGGGGAATCGGTATTGTTTTTGGGAAGAAGGTAAGCGGATGGGGGAAGTGTATTTGAAGAGTAAGGCGGCGATGGAAGTGGTGCTGTTTGGGATGCGTGTGATATTGGTTGAGAATGATATTGTATTTGAATGTCATAAGCAGTTGATGACGCAGGTGAGGGGGGCAGTTAAGAAGCCTGTAGGTATTGAGGATAAAGCGGGGCGGTTGCTGCGCGAAATGAGTGATGAGGCGATGGATGATTTTTATCATTCATTGTTGACGTGGTGGGAAGGATTGGGCGGTGGGCGACGGGCGCTTGAGGCGGATGAGATGGTGTCGCTGTATCAGCTGGATTGTGAGATGAGCTGGTACACCGGCCGACATGCGGTGACGGATTGGTAA
- a CDS encoding gamma-glutamylcyclotransferase family protein, with amino-acid sequence MHTYFAYGSNLDPVQLQTRCPQSKPIHAAYIDDYYLTFPLAKIPVTRGGVASISLTSLPFKLLSLTPPTRIHGFLYALSDSDLLKLDQCEHTHIPRYLRQLIHVKIPTPSAPTPYKYTSAWTYFAIPQTLAPHEHFAPSTEYLQTIIRGATHHNLPADYINWLSTIQTCD; translated from the coding sequence ATGCACACTTACTTTGCATACGGCTCAAACCTCGATCCTGTTCAGCTTCAAACACGCTGTCCACAATCTAAACCCATTCACGCTGCATATATCGACGATTATTACCTGACATTCCCCCTCGCAAAAATCCCCGTCACCCGCGGCGGTGTCGCCTCAATCTCGCTAACCTCACTCCCCTTTAAACTCCTATCGCTCACACCACCTACCCGCATCCACGGCTTCCTCTACGCTCTCTCGGACTCAGATCTACTCAAACTCGACCAATGCGAGCACACACACATCCCCCGCTACCTTCGCCAACTCATTCACGTAAAGATCCCCACCCCTAGCGCACCCACTCCATATAAATACACTTCCGCATGGACCTACTTTGCAATCCCTCAAACACTCGCTCCTCACGAGCACTTCGCACCATCAACCGAGTACCTCCAAACCATCATTCGAGGCGCAACACACCACAACCTCCCCGCCGATTACATCAATTGGCTCTCCACAATCCAAACCTGCGATTAG